A single region of the Triticum dicoccoides isolate Atlit2015 ecotype Zavitan chromosome 2B, WEW_v2.0, whole genome shotgun sequence genome encodes:
- the LOC119366205 gene encoding cytochrome P450 94C1-like, with the protein MDDSMELSWGARCAGLAFFSLSIFSVALAAVLLLVRRWPNPWCGCHVCRAYLTGSWAKDFTNLADWYAHLLRESPTGTVQFHVLGCTVTANPANVEYMLKTRFDNFPKGKRFAALLGDLLGAGIFNVDGDAWRHQRKMASLQLGSVTVRSYAYKIVAQEVEARLLPVLADAADKGKVVDLQDVFRRFAFDTVCKISFGLDPGCLDLDMPMSDLANAFDTASRHCAMRGAAASPLVWKMKRMLNIGSERELKKAIKLVDDLASAMILQRRTLGFDNTQDLLSRFMASDVAMDDKYLRDIVVSFLLAGRDTVASALTTLFIHLHKNPKVAAAIRAEAGGDKPSSYEHLMSLQYTHAVLFENMRLFPPVQFDSKFCAAADVLPDGTYVEAESRVMYHPYAMGRMPSIWGADYEAFRPDRWLTGPGGSFAPANLYKYPVFQAGLRVCLGKELAITEMKAVGVAVMKAFDVEVVGEHGRSGWAPTFVPGLTASISGGLPVRIIKRTLTPNSGFT; encoded by the coding sequence ATGGATGACTCCATGGAGCTGTCATGGGGCGCGCGGTGCGCGGGACTGGCCTTCTTCAGCCTGTCCATCTTCTCGGTGGCGCTCGCCGCGGTGCTCCTGCTCGTCCGCCGGTGGCCCAACCCCTGGTGCGGCTGTCACGTGTGCCGGGCTTACCTCACGGGGTCGTGGGCCAAGGACTTCACCAACCTCGCCGACTGGTACGCGCATCTGCTGCGCGAGTCGCCGACGGGCACCGTCCAATTCCACGTCCTCGGCTGCACCGTCACCGCCAACCCGGCCAACGTCGAGTACATGCTCAAGACCCGCTTCGACAACTTCCCAAAGGGCAAGCGCTTCGCCGCGCTCCTCGGCGACCTCCTCGGCGCCGGCATCTTCAACGTCGACGGCGACGCCTGGCGCCACCAGCGCAAGATGGCCAGCCTCCAGCTCGGCAGCGTCACCGTGCGCTCCTACGCCTACAAGATCGTCGcccaggaggtggaggcccgccTCCTGCCGGTCCTGGCCGACGCCGCCGACAAGGGCAAGGTGGTCGACCTCCAGGACGTGTTCCGGCGGTTCGCCTTCGACACCGTCTGCAAGATCTCTTTCGGGCTCGATCCGGGCTGCCTCGACCTCGACATGCCCATGTCCGACCTAGCCAATGCGTTCGACACCGCCTCGCGGCACTGCGCCATGCGGGGCGCCGCGGCCTCACCGTTGGTGTGGAAGATGAAGCGGATGCTCAACATTGGGTCCGAAAGGGAGCTTAAGAAGGCCATCAAGCTCGTCGACGACCTCGCGTCCGCCATGATTCTGCAGCGGCGGACTCTGGGTTTCGACAACACCCAGGACCTCCTGTCCCGCTTCATGGCCTCGGACGTCGCCATGGACGACAAGTATCTCCGCGACATCGTCGTCAGCTTCCTCCTCGCCGGCCGGGATACGGTCGCCTCCGCGCTTACCACGCTCTTCATCCACCTGCACAAGAACCCTAAGGTCGCGGCCGCCATTCGCGCGGAGGCCGGCGGCGACAAGCCGTCCTCCTATGAGCACCTGATGAGCCTGCAGTATACCCACGCGGTGCTGTTCGAGAACATGCGGCTGTTCCCGCCGGTGCAGTTCGACTCCAAGTTCTGCGCCGCCGCGGACGTGCTCCCGGACGGCACCTACGTGGAGGCTGAGTCACGCGTGATGTACCACCCGTACGCCATGGGACGCATGCCCAGCATCTGGGGCGCCGACTACGAGGCGTTCCGCCCCGACCGGTGGCTCACTGGACCTGGCGGCTCGTTCGCGCCGGCGAACCTCTACAAGTACCCGGTGTTCCAGGCCGGCCTCCGTGTGTGCCTCGGCAAGGAGCTCGCCATAACTGAGATGAAGGCGGTCGGCGTGGCCGTGATGAAGGCGTTCGACGTGGAGGTGGTTGGAGAGCATGGCCGTAGTGGCTGGGCGCCGACGTTTGTGCCGGGGCTCACGGCGTCCATCAGCGGCGGCCTCCCAGTGAGGATCATCAAACGCACTTTGACTCCGAATTCAGGATTCACATAA